The following proteins are co-located in the Flectobacillus major DSM 103 genome:
- a CDS encoding xanthine dehydrogenase family protein molybdopterin-binding subunit, with protein sequence MKNIKSHSRRDFLRSSALAGGGLMLSFSWLVNAQAADKMATMNLPDQWNELNGYIKITPDNVIKIICPNPEFGQNVMTSLPMMVAEELDVDWKNVVVEMGPHDNVKLGMQFTGGSNSVRMYWKPLRNAGASARQMLIEAAAQTWGVPASEITTQAGVLSHSSGKSAKYGEMASKAATIPVPKEVQLKTPKDFSIVSHSKKNTEGVKVVTGKPLFGIDYKVDGMLIAMIQHPPAFGMKLKSFDASQALKMPGIKDIFSFKLYDDGFEQGGFDTRTSNEMIAIVGKSTWEVMNARKKIKAQWEPTGDIKETMMGRGGKREVTIPGRLETTSDQLALMAEYAKKPAQQLRKDGDPETAFKNAALVIERTYNAPFLAHNTMEPMNFFAHVSEDKALVAGPLQAPGWMEPTLSKILNLPADKIEIQMTRMGGGFGRRAYGQYVYEAARISQRLKAPVKLIYTREDDMTYGIYRPMYTATYRAALDANKNLIAFHVKGGGIPENPIHANRFPAGAVDNYLAEAWEIPSNITIGAFRAPRSNFNAAAEQSFLDEVAEAMGKDPIAFRLDLLKRAKENPVGKNNEYDADRYAGVLELLREKSGWDKPENKGKKRGVAAYFCHNSYAGHVVDIVMRDGQPYVEKVTSAIDCGIVVNPDAAKNMVQGAVVDGIGNAFYGALTHKNGAAEQSNFHNYRIIRHNEAPKEIDVHFVQNNIDPTGLGEPPFPPVFGAVANALYKSTGKRYYNQPFGTDATKL encoded by the coding sequence TGCATTGGCAGGTGGTGGGCTCATGCTGAGTTTTAGTTGGTTAGTCAATGCTCAAGCTGCCGACAAAATGGCTACAATGAATTTGCCAGACCAATGGAATGAACTCAACGGTTATATCAAAATTACACCCGATAATGTTATCAAAATTATTTGTCCAAATCCCGAATTTGGTCAAAATGTCATGACTTCGCTCCCGATGATGGTAGCCGAAGAATTGGACGTAGATTGGAAAAACGTGGTCGTAGAAATGGGACCACACGATAACGTAAAATTAGGAATGCAATTCACAGGCGGTAGTAATTCTGTAAGAATGTACTGGAAACCTTTGAGAAACGCAGGAGCTTCGGCAAGACAAATGCTTATTGAGGCGGCGGCTCAGACGTGGGGCGTACCAGCCAGTGAAATTACAACCCAAGCAGGTGTTTTGTCGCATTCAAGCGGAAAATCGGCAAAGTATGGCGAAATGGCGAGCAAGGCGGCTACTATTCCCGTTCCGAAAGAAGTACAACTAAAAACGCCAAAAGATTTTTCTATCGTTAGTCATTCAAAGAAAAATACAGAAGGAGTAAAAGTAGTTACGGGAAAACCGCTTTTTGGCATAGATTATAAAGTTGACGGAATGCTCATTGCCATGATTCAGCATCCGCCTGCTTTTGGGATGAAACTCAAATCCTTTGATGCTTCCCAAGCTTTAAAAATGCCGGGAATCAAGGATATTTTTAGCTTCAAACTCTATGACGATGGTTTTGAACAAGGTGGTTTTGATACCCGTACTTCCAACGAAATGATTGCCATTGTGGGTAAATCTACTTGGGAAGTAATGAACGCTCGTAAAAAAATCAAAGCCCAATGGGAACCCACTGGCGACATCAAAGAAACCATGATGGGACGAGGGGGAAAAAGAGAAGTAACCATTCCAGGAAGGTTAGAAACCACAAGCGACCAATTGGCATTAATGGCTGAATATGCTAAAAAACCAGCACAGCAATTAAGAAAAGATGGCGACCCAGAAACGGCTTTCAAAAATGCCGCTCTGGTGATTGAACGGACTTATAACGCTCCGTTTTTGGCCCATAATACCATGGAGCCGATGAACTTCTTCGCCCATGTTTCAGAAGATAAAGCTTTGGTAGCTGGGCCTTTACAAGCACCGGGCTGGATGGAGCCAACACTTTCAAAAATCTTGAATTTACCTGCCGATAAAATAGAGATTCAGATGACCCGTATGGGCGGTGGTTTTGGTCGTAGAGCTTATGGGCAATATGTGTACGAAGCGGCTCGCATCTCTCAACGCCTGAAAGCTCCTGTCAAATTGATTTATACCCGTGAAGACGATATGACTTACGGCATCTATCGCCCGATGTACACGGCTACTTACCGTGCGGCTTTAGACGCAAACAAAAACCTGATTGCTTTTCACGTAAAAGGGGGCGGTATTCCCGAAAATCCTATTCATGCCAATCGTTTCCCTGCTGGTGCGGTGGATAATTATTTGGCTGAGGCTTGGGAAATTCCTTCTAATATTACCATTGGGGCTTTCCGAGCACCTCGCTCAAACTTCAACGCTGCGGCCGAACAGTCATTTTTAGACGAAGTAGCCGAAGCGATGGGCAAAGACCCAATCGCCTTTCGTCTGGATTTATTGAAACGTGCCAAAGAAAATCCAGTAGGTAAAAACAACGAATACGATGCCGACCGATACGCTGGCGTATTGGAATTGCTTAGAGAAAAATCGGGCTGGGACAAACCCGAAAATAAGGGTAAAAAGCGTGGTGTAGCCGCTTATTTCTGTCATAATTCTTACGCTGGTCATGTGGTGGATATAGTCATGCGTGACGGTCAGCCTTATGTTGAAAAAGTGACCAGTGCCATTGATTGCGGTATTGTCGTAAACCCCGATGCCGCCAAAAACATGGTACAAGGAGCAGTTGTGGATGGCATCGGTAATGCGTTTTACGGGGCATTGACCCACAAAAACGGAGCAGCCGAACAAAGTAATTTCCATAATTACCGCATCATTCGTCATAACGAAGCACCCAAAGAAATAGACGTTCATTTTGTACAAAACAACATCGACCCAACGGGTCTTGGCGAGCCGCCTTTCCCTCCTGTGTTCGGAGCTGTTGCCAATGCTTTGTATAAATCTACTGGTAAAAGGTATTACAATCAGCCTTTTGGTACTGATGCTACAAAATTGTAG